One genomic region from Candidatus Coatesbacteria bacterium encodes:
- a CDS encoding T9SS type A sorting domain-containing protein, with translation AQRVSLSVYDLAGRRVDVLSEGELPAGRHAVSWNCSAASAGVYLLRLETQGAALSRRVVVGRVVGR, from the coding sequence AGGCCCAGCGCGTCAGCCTGAGCGTCTACGACCTGGCCGGGCGCCGGGTGGACGTGTTGTCCGAGGGCGAGCTGCCCGCCGGACGGCACGCCGTAAGCTGGAACTGCTCCGCTGCATCAGCCGGGGTCTATCTGCTGCGGTTGGAGACGCAAGGCGCGGCGCTCAGCCGCCGGGTGGTCGTCGGGCGGGTCGTCGGCCGGTAG
- a CDS encoding GAF domain-containing protein: MDEKVVEELLEEIAALTSGPAESSARLQAVCRLLAERVEHYDWVGFYLVDPAQPRSLILGPYVGAPTDHTRIPFGRGVCGRAASTGRTLEIPDVRAEDNYLACSLETRAEIVVPIFHEGGMTGQLDIDSHTAAPFDAGDRRLLAAVCRLCAPLTAER; encoded by the coding sequence ATGGACGAAAAAGTGGTCGAAGAACTGCTCGAGGAGATCGCCGCCCTGACCAGCGGCCCCGCCGAGTCCAGCGCTCGGTTGCAGGCCGTCTGCCGCCTGCTGGCCGAGCGCGTCGAACACTACGACTGGGTCGGTTTCTACCTGGTCGATCCCGCCCAACCGCGCAGCTTGATCCTCGGACCCTATGTCGGCGCCCCGACGGATCACACCCGCATCCCCTTCGGCCGCGGCGTCTGCGGCCGGGCGGCCTCCACAGGCCGCACCCTGGAGATCCCCGACGTCCGCGCCGAGGACAACTACCTGGCCTGCAGCCTGGAAACCCGGGCCGAGATCGTCGTCCCCATATTCCACGAGGGCGGGATGACCGGTCAACTGGATATCGACAGCCACACCGCCGCGCCCTTCGACGCCGGCGACCGCCGCCTGCTCGCGGCCGTCTGCAGGCTTTGCGCACCGCTGACCGCCGAGCGGTAA